The Glycine soja cultivar W05 chromosome 4, ASM419377v2, whole genome shotgun sequence genomic sequence cccatcggaaaaaagttatttattacTTGTTAACGTTTTATATTCGCTACTCTTCGGAATATTGTCAAACCATACACGACTGCATGAGGTCATGCTCTCATGAATTAGTTTGTgagtagtttttaaaaattaaataagaatatgtGCCCCAAAAGATAATTGTTTCCTATTCATACTTTCCACTTGTCCCAAACATAGTGATGAAAAtgactgaaaataaaatatcagaAAGCAACATATTTTAGTATTGGAAATTAGAAACCAACCTTAAAAAATCATGTGATCGAGATATTTTCAAATGCTTcctaaatcctttttttttttagaagttcctaaagagaagctaaaaaaaatatgagttaCGATAATTCTTAAATGCGTAGGATATTTTTATCGCTTTATCTAATGCaagtctatattttttttattaacaaaggTTAATTATCAgtattgttagttttttataaggaaaaaatttagatttatgatctctttttctctccttcttttcattttttggttacCACTAAATTAACATTATATCTTTATGCAAATCTGTACATATTTGATTAtgatgtattaaatatttatattttatttttgaaatgttaACTAATTTCACagtaaatgtttttttcttcaaatttttttttttcaatctcacAGCACATTAAAAATACACTTTTATGGCAAAAATCGAAACACGAATACTTAGGGGGAAAAAGACGATTTTCAACTAACAGGCAAATTTCTTAACTTGGATGTACACATATTTAGAGGTTGAAATGAATAATTAtctcctaataataataatataattaattgtagtctgattaatatattttataatcataattattatgtcaaatattgatatttttagcTGAGCTTTAtattcttgaaatttgaaacatactaattaggttttttatttttaattatgtatgtgcatttttttttttaaagtcaaccctcttttcaacattttttttaattagccaAACCAACATATTTCAGCAATCTATTCACTTCAAACTTGAACGCTTAAAAAGATGAAGTGTTTATGAAAGTGACAAAAATATCACACTGGACTCAGTGCATTTAAGTAGACAACTATTCAATTTCTTTTAAGTACTTAttataagttattaaaataattggtgaggaaataaaataaaatcatcattttcatttatatttatattgtaagTTATTTTATAAGTTATCTTGATGaccttattaaaataaattaaaaataatttataaatataacttatttttataagttctcctaaatatttatatatacatgtaatCATATAATGAGATAAACCTAAACAAAATGGAATTTAGCTCTTTCAAATGCGCTTTAAATAAAGCAGCGAGGATGTGGATAAATTGATGTGAagttgtttaaatttaattaataattttgagattgagtattaaatatttagaataagaattttatgaactataataatcataatttatttaagcatCTTTGATTCATGTAGATACATGtggttttgtataaaaatgCACTTTAAATAACTACTACTACTTTTCACTGAGTTGTTGTGTTAATTGgtttttatactttttcttggagaaagaaaataaataatagtaaaaagtattaaaataaaagtaattaaaatactattttttttataaaattaacttcttttaatgaagttaaagtattaaaaattatattttatttattgaaataataataataattaatacatacatacatgttCACAATTGTAAtaatatatagtatttttttcataaagaaTTTAGAAACATTTACGATAAATACTACCATGTATGTCCttttagaaagaaaatcatATTTGAGTTGGATGGCAAaactttttatcataaaaaatttaaagattgaAATAAAAATCTTCTATAAACATCATAAAATCTAAATTCCATACAAATCAGAGAgatagttttatttaaattttcgttgttttatttttattaatatttgtgaaaatatcactttattttaaatatttataaaaaatgataaaaacaaacTATTTCACCTTTTccgttacaattaaaaaaaaatcctgtgGTCCTAGGTTGTTTTATACAAATCAATAAacatgataaaagaaaataaaagtattacaAAAATAACGTTATCATTATtagttcattttttgttttttaagtcatataagtggaaaaaataattaatattatattataaaactaaaatgataattgataaattttatttttcatacggGATAATTATAATGGAACGGAGAAATTACTAATAAACACGCCAAAGGAAAGGATCGTATTCGTCCCATACAgttattgtttaaaaataagtGGAAAAAATAAACTTGCGCATTTTCCATTGGAAATTAGAAGATATTTTTGACTGGAAAGCTGGAAGATCTTAAAAACATTTATGACTACGATGTTGATAAAGGTGTGAACTGTGAAATGGAATATTACTACTCGTTGAGTTTATTGTCTTTGGCGTATTGTTGGTGCAAGTTCAGTTGCAAAACACCTTCTTCACTACTCCGCGGGGCTCCTTAGTTTTGATATCTACAAATCTTAATATATGACAGCTATTGCCTTTCTTTCATTTCCAACCTCAAAGTCAAAAGGTTCATGTACAAACCAGTAGTCACCCATGCAACTTATTATGGAGGGACCCATTCAAATGTGAGACACTCATTAATTCTGTCGGggcataccatgcaaataatgCAAAGTAATGAATAAAGAAGATAAATTATcggttaatttaatttaataaatatatatgattttttttatacaaaaggaGATATAATTACTCAATTGCTcctaaaacttaaaatttgatgcttaattaatcatatattttttattaatcagtataaattttaattttaatatatttgaaatcaTTTATTAGCTTAAAAATTTAGGATAAtagtaaaatatcaatttaattttgcATTAAATAATAAACTAGTGTTAATTTTGCAGCGACAAAAGATGAGGTAACTGGATAGAGAGTGACAAATatgaagaaaatgagagagagagattttaaaaataaaataaataagaattgtaatataaatatccagaaaaaaaaaacaaatatcagAGTTACACGTTTCTTTAAAACTCTGCACGTTACTAAAATCAGAAACTTttgtaaacatattttttttgcttaaagGAACTTACTAACTGGAAAAGTCTTGGCAGATGTACTCCATGACCCCGCAATAATTATACTCTTGCTTTAATTTGGAATGTTGTTTTTCCTTACACACTCTAATTTTTAACCACGTCAAGGGAGatgataaaaatagataaaatttaaatgtaattttttaagtgCTTCAGTGCCACTCTTTAGTTAGACTTTCATTTTGATATATtgcattaatattaatataaagctgcaatttcaaattaatgaacctataaaaatcaaacattccAAGCTGGCGTGTAGCTGTATAGTGTTTTGGGGTGATaagatcaaaatcaaaatcaccatGCGCACTCTGTGACTCCCCATGGAAAAAGCAAACgtaaccaacgttcagttcaCGACCCGCACTTGCTTCAACCATCCCTCACCTACGTGTCTGGGATTTACGTGATAGCGTCAATTCCCCACTCCTTTGTCTTCTCCTCCATTCGTACCTTCTTTACGTGCAACAAGCAATACTTTACGAAACAAagcgaaaaattcaaataagcTTCACAATTACATCTCCAAAGTCCAAAccacataatatataaattaaaccaTGGCTTCTGATTTTTCGTGTACTAAAGCTAAATTCATCTAGGCCATAACACACAACAACCACTTAACCACAATACACgacacataaatataaatataataataataaattaaaaataagtaacgGGAGTTCTAGAAAACTAGAAAGAACGctaagaaagaaaacaataaagatAATTAAGAATTTGGCCTCCCTCATTCATTCCTTGAATAACGAATGTTTCATTGTTCAGCAAGGGCTTTGGGAAGTGAAGATTTGAGGGTCCAGCTTGGTCCTGCAAACGGGGCAAAGAGGGTGCTTGGAGAGCCAGGTGTCAGCGCAATGGACATGAAAACCATGGTTGCAACCGGGGACCAGTCTAGCCGGTTGCTCGCTCTCGATCTCGTCGAGGCAGACGGCGCATTCGTTGCCCAAGACGAGTTCTTTGCCGGTGACTCTTGGAAGCTTCTCCAACTCCAGAGCGGATAGACCCTTGTCAGCGACGGGCTTCACCGGTTGCCCGTCGATGGGGGGTTGCTGGTGGTGCCGGGTGGTGGCGTACCAAAGAAGGCACATGTAGACGATAAAAACCCCGCTCATGCCAAGGCACGGCAAGAAAAGCGCCAGAAGGACCGAATCGAGCATTTTTTGGCCTTTGAAAGTTTCAGTCGCAGTGGAACCTTTGTCCGATTCCAATAGAAAAACAATTAATGCGGCGGTGGGGGTTGGTAAAGGAGTACCCAAGAGATTGGGTCTTGGCGACAATTACCCAGCATATCGCAAATTCACACAGGCCTATGCCTTGTGGTATATGGGAAACCCCGAAATTGAAGAAGATCGAATCAGAGATTGCGGTGAGGGTTAATAGGGGGTGGTTGGGTTGAGAATTGTGAGTGCCGAGTGGAGAGGGAAGAAACGAAGAAGGGTATTGTTATTATCATGCGTGGCTTCGTTCTGTTCTTAACGCTCTTGGGTTTTTATAGtgaatgtgaatatatatacaGGACGCACGACATAGAGGTGGCACATCTCTATCCtatcaatatttaaaatgtatttaaatatttatttatctattagtgtatgattaattatttataaaggtGCACATTATCGTTACGATTATGTCCTcccttttatttataaataaatatttatttttaacattctcTATAATCTTCTATCTATTATCTATGAAAATTATCTATAAAGGttagaataattatatttttatttgttatgttcTCCTAgcctatatttttaattgagcgtcaattttttttttttgttttgccgATTCTCCTCGGATGAAAGATACCCTAAAAACCGATATCTAAGATCTGAAGTCCTAGATTGACTGCATCAATCTCCACGTATCACGATTTTAGATTTTGATAATATCAAATTATTATGATAGCCAAGACTCATTTATcacaaaaagattttattttttaaacggaTGCGCACTGCACAGCTGTCGTTGAGTGAAATATTTACTGATGAGATAGgtataaaatattatcttcAACATTTACTAATATACTTTTTGTTACCTCTTGAACATtcaatatgttattatttttattttattttaaatgataaaataatagatgcaataaatattaattgaaagctaaaaatttataatactttCAATTATGgcatgatattttaaattataatattttaaaaattaacaaaaagttCATTGTTACAAAAtaaacttaaagaaatatgtaatataagttttaatgagaaaaatgtcatattttcaaaagaaagggtgggaatattttgataaaattattttctaataaatattaattctcTTATATTATgtgaaaaaatcttaaatattaattattttgggaTGGAAAAAATATCGTACTATTAGATAATTTCTAGTgaattgatagtgtaaaaacaaattctattgcttgtgtataaaaaaaaatccagtaTTCGAGGTGCTTGGCAATGATGAGTCGGGATAAAGCGATAAATAACGTAAGAAGAAAGCGACATAGGTGGGTAGCTGTGGGCGACGATGGATTTGTGAAGACCAAAGGAACACAAAGGATATGCATCTGATATTTGCTATGACTGAAATTGGAACGAGGAGACAAGCTTCTAAGTGGGGTTACCAAAGGAACAGTTTGGTCCCTCTTGATAAGGAAGCCACCGCAATCAATCGATGCTACGGACCCAATTTCGAGATAGCATGGCTTAATGTGCCTCAAGCCATCCGCCAATAAAACCCAATAGATAACATATAGGCCCCTTCAGTTTCCTTGTTTCGACTTTCGATTACAATTAAGGTTAATAATCCTCCCTCCCTGTCGTAATAATCttgtgtaaacaaaaaaaatcttaaaataattattattttatttttttaatgcaatattacttattttttaacttatatttcttataatattaattacaaataacaaaaactaaaataaattaacgatgataaaggttaattttataaaattaatattctgtttcgtttattaatttttcttgatatatgtaaaatatcataggacaataattataattagacaaagaaaatattaaatacacttttctaaaatttattgagTTGTTGTTTAGGGTTTGATTTCTTATTGTGTGAGCAAAAAATGAGTGTTGAAAAAATGTTCTAATAtgcaaaaaaatcttatataattTAGTAGTAAACATCAATAAGAATTTATAAATAATCTTCACCCTTAACCACTAGatgatttttaagaataaaattgtaACGAACCAATAACTAAAACAAACAATATCTCCAAAGAGATAATCCTAACGATACTAAGGGTTTGaggtgaaaaaataataatttattttaatacacaaaaaaaaatgctttgttTTTGGAGTTTagatttaaatatcttttataagatttttaaaaataaaatttggagaaTGTATAGCAGCGGTTCCTTAAAAACATGCTTAATGCATGGGCTAAAGCAAAAGGCGGATGAAGACAAGGAACTCTAACAGCGGCATtgtttaattgaaaattgaatgaCTTTTGTTGAAACAGAGGGCCGGTAAAGGGCAGCACAATTGACTGAATTGAGTCAAGACTTTAGGGAGAATGAGTCTGAACTGAACCTTAAGATATGCGGTATGAGTCAGCCAAgtgtctcattttttttacttcgcGCTCCCATTTTTGTTAGTAgggtttactattttttttttaatttttgatttttttgtcaatatattttaaattttttgtccttatttttatttctttattattttttatatacttttagttcttttataaataaagataaaaaaaagttacgagactaaaaaaaaatcaaggattaaaaacagaaatcttaaaaaaaaattgaaactaaaaatattgtAAACTCTTTACAATTGTTTCTAagttataaaattgttaaataaatattaatgaggCTGAGTGTGGTAAAATGAGCTAATTACTTATAAGGTGACTAATCAAATTTTGAATGCTTGTCAAAGTCGTGTTTCCATTTAACGTTCTATTGTGTTTTGAACAAAGAATGTTTGAAAGTCTAAAGGAAGATACccgtataaaaaaataaaaatgtcttGTTTTAAGACTTGGAttctttaactttatttttttgagtACAAACTTAAAGTGTGAGGAGTGTAATTTAGATAATatagtatattaataattaattattaatacaaatttgtagttaattttagaatttattatatatgcacatggcttattattatatttaatagttaatttttaatcaatagttaattaaaaacgtgtttattttttaaatacacttttcactgtagaataattaaatattaaaatctaaatGATGTCAATTGACAGGTAGTAGTTTATATAAGTAATAAGTTCataatatacaatttttatatattatttttaattttgcaaaaacattgtttgaataaatttgTCTTTTAAAATGCGAAgtacattacaaaaataaaatatattaataatcttttaatttataaattaatgaatgaattatgactatatatacatataaattataaagatattaaattattttctctcaatttattttcctaaaaaaacattcttaattatatttttcttgtaaATGAATTATTagcaaactaattttttaactcttgTAAATGACTAAATACACggagtaaatatttttatatgtaatcatttatttatataaatcaaaatcaatttgttATGTATTCTTTCACTAAATcaaattagtataaaaataaattttaaatttaaaaaccaacAACAATTGATACAAATAATAAGGATTTGTGTCTGTTAAGCAAATAGTCCAAAATTCAAATCCTGATTGATAattgaatatgaaataaatcatataaaaaaacaaaaacaaacactaaattgtttctaaaaaaatcaattatttagtaataaaaatctattgtttttcttatttcaaCTGTGACAATCGATCgtttaaagataaatatacaTTTGTTAAAAActgattattttattctatttttctattttgttctttccttttttttttcattcaaattaaacacacttaattttctatttctccttttttttttccttttccatctAACAAAGTAACAAACCATAGGCATAAATGGGAAAAGGGAGGTGGTGTATAGTCGTAAAAAATCGGGAGGAGGCGTGACAGAATAAAGAAAATCCAACTAATGTACTCCGTTGTCAACAAGAAACGTATGATAAATCCAGCAAATGTACATATGTACTTGTTTGCAACCAGAACGATATATGATATGACACCTTCATGGCGGCTACACACTTTGTGGCCtaaagaaaatatatcaaataagaCTTTTTATGCTACGTACTTCTCATCTAACGAAATTGCACACATGTGCCCAAGCATGCCAACAATGGATACTCAAATTCATTAATTGGGACCGTTGaatcttttgtttattaaattatagagATTGCATTCGTTTAATAACATCTAAATTCGCATACTCCAACAAGCTATTAGTATGATGGATAAATTAAATCTGTTCATAACTTTTTCTTAATCTAAATTAGAGAGTTGTAATCAGGTAGCTTGACCTACGTAGTTTATAATTAATGAGAGGAGCAACtataaacaatgttttttttttaaagaaaactataAACAAGATAAGAAATAATTCTGCATAGATCTATTTATTCACacttttttattgttatcaaACTAGAGAAAAATATTCCGATAGAAGAGGATCGAAAGTGAGATGTGAATTCATAATTTGAATGAATTGGTTCAGTACAAATGAGATTtacaaatacataaaaattagtcATCGGCATAATGAACCATAAATGCAAGACAAAAATATCTAATAGGtcaattaaaagttttaattttttgaaaatttttaaattaataaaattatctgtTAAATTAATGGAAAAGTATAaaagaatatgattttttaatttttattacgcAGACAAAACTATATTTTGAggtgattataaatttatgtttaataataattttgaagtcatagtaatattattttttatttaaataaaatattttattaaaattaaaataaataatattacgatcaaggaaaataattattaaaaagaataatgatgatgataacaTGCTTGTACCATAGCCTTTTCGTTATTGGACGCATCCTGCATCAATGATGACTCATGATAGCAATGCCTCACTTGCAACTTCGATCAAGCCCATGCTTGACACACTGTATTTCGGAATTAATAAAGCAATTTGTGTTCCTTAATTTCAAATAGTGTTTCTTGAATCACACGTGAAACACGGGGTTTGTGTTCCCAGTAAGTTTTTGGCATATTTTTCTCCATGCCGTAAAATTGTCTTCAACTCGCTAATTTTCTGTCAACTTTCATCAACTATTAGACAATGATGCTTTAGTgcgtgattttttttagttttaacgtAATTGTATGTCaatccatgttttcttttttacgtTTCTATCTTGGAAAATAGTAAAACTCCGTTTTGACGTggttacaacaaaaaaaaaaccaaacacaTCCTTAACCATTTTCACTAGCTCTGCAACACATGATTCAAATCTTTCTACAAATTATAAAAGTCACCTAGTATGTGTTTGGAAATAtgcatgaaaaaattattttgaaataacgCTGTTctatagaattaaaattaattaaaagtgagCTTGTAGTAACATAATTTTTGTAAAGATAACtaatgttagaaaattaatttttacacacaatatttttgtagtgacataattttttaaattcagaaaaaagaaaattaatcacaatattAATTGTTTGAAAGCTTACCAATTCATCgtatcaatttatatatatttctttcaaattcaattataagaaaaaaaaattggtgaattaaataaatataagcaaattttaactattttttttaccttatttaaTAATACCGTCTAAGAATACTCTCCAATtagttgcatttttttaaaagtcatcAGTAAAATATCAgtaaatgatattaattaacaTTCTTAACTTAactttatgataataaaaatgatattaattaaaattctttaaaatattagtaaatgataataaaaatgtatGTTAGACTTTACGAAAATTAAACTTAActtatatgataattaaatattttaaaattttaatataatatttactataacttatttaaaaatatatgttgtaataagatataaatttatcttttgaaaaagttaattctaaactttaacttattttttttaatgtatatcaacgtctttaacatttaaaaatatataaaactaaatgTAATATAACGAatttaataataagaataatataaatatttttttaaataggacAACTTAATAGGtctaaaatgttttatgaatagtATATGATTTGACATTTTTAACCAAAAGGCTTTAATAAAAGTGTTTAACGTGATTTATTTAATGCATAAATTCTTGTCGAGCCTAGTTCATCTCTACTGTGAAGATGGAGAT encodes the following:
- the LOC114408546 gene encoding E3 ubiquitin-protein ligase ATL23-like; this translates as MLDSVLLALFLPCLGMSGVFIVYMCLLWYATTRHHQQPPIDGQPVKPVADKGLSALELEKLPRVTGKELVLGNECAVCLDEIESEQPARLVPGCNHGFHVHCADTWLSKHPLCPVCRTKLDPQIFTSQSPC